The following are from one region of the Segatella oris genome:
- a CDS encoding ATP-binding protein — translation MKRLLLFIFLLLKLSLCQALPAHSSLTFYRLGIHDGLSNNQVNSVFKDSKGYIWLGTQSGLDRFDGFRFSNFFSKTGDKSALLNDVVNDIQEDIETNLWLKTSAGYCRFNRDKGDFDTQLSSWMRARGMKGVPYFVKIDRQKNMWLAVRKQGIYYYDVRKGTAFLFSQQGKGRNVIRETVVTDVAEDNGCAVLVFDNGTLVKADGRKHRVCWVNKDLKKKNKSKFLDYSIFIDNACNLWLTYAGKTTVWSAAEHHWYDSVDVFLTSQGYQLRVKNIIVKCLKNDKYGRLWLATDHDGLLNLDPTDHHLTVYQYDSNQPESLPDNTIMSICFDNLGGLWLGSYKNGAAYCSPNNSRFRLIALGDICSVVEDQRGNLWCGTNDKGIIVYNPATGITHSFRSNQTGLGSDVVVSSTIGKDGSLWFGAFNGGLTFYKGGQFKAYRASERKEGLANDNVWALKTEENGNIVIATLGGGLQLLNPQTGHFTTYNIHNSQILSDFISSLSFDLAGNIIMGHAQEYSLLDVRTHKVKKFVRPHSGKLLSVSSVNQVFVDSRGLVWNAGSSGLSVYNPQTDSIVNVPLFGDRKAGAAYAVVEDLSHAMWVTTDQGVSHLTVRKDDGRWNFFITDYSDVDGLQRRQFNSRAILLCRNGAIVVGGQDGINILTPQPDLKLVLSSKALFSGLLVFNQPVRVGDDYNGHVILKEELHDGGELRLNHDENAFTIQLSSNIVSIPNRSRFLYRLKGFDDKWLQTADGQSAVTFTNLSSGSYTLEVKVVNADGTQSREVSRLKIYVRPPFYLSAWAMICYVVLLVVLFYYVNRALIKRSNDKLRLAQVTREAEQARHLDKMKLDFFANISHELRTPLSLILSPLSVLISQEKDETKRTKLQLISRNATRLLGLVNQLLDFRKIDEDCQQMKLVTGDIVAFIHEICNTFQQLMGPRISLTFYASINSLMMSFDDDKLRKIMDNLLSNAYKFTPNGGRIDVSLRVVSQHGNGQDGERQLEIKVSDTGSGIDDEAKKHVFERFYQAPHTDEIAASGSGIGLSLVKKFVEMHGGTISVSDNPGGGTVFICLIPICNHVEVPLLKHCPDTMQQVERQAASSVVDMQPAAENTPVSASCKAENGQKYELLIVDDSEDFLEFMAEVLSHKFHVRVAHDGKEALMRVEEHRPDVILSDVMMPEMDGNALCRALKENRNTCDIPFIMLTARVAEAHRMESLELGADDYITKPFSMDLLDLRISNLIKWHHGPKNNLIEPKIKQVEITSMDEEMVRNATTYVEDNLDNTDISVETLSASLGMSRVQLYKRLLSVTGLTPSEFIRNIRLRHAEVLLRQSQRSVSEIAYQVGFNNPRYFSRYFADMYGVTPSQYKQRYGK, via the coding sequence ATGAAACGACTGTTGCTGTTTATTTTCCTGTTATTGAAACTGTCGTTGTGCCAGGCCTTACCTGCGCACAGTTCATTGACATTTTACCGCTTGGGCATTCATGATGGCCTTTCAAATAATCAGGTAAATAGTGTTTTTAAGGACTCCAAAGGCTATATATGGTTGGGAACTCAATCGGGACTTGACCGCTTTGATGGTTTCCGTTTCAGCAATTTCTTCTCTAAGACCGGGGATAAAAGCGCATTGCTTAACGATGTTGTCAATGACATTCAAGAGGATATTGAAACTAATCTTTGGTTAAAAACGTCAGCAGGATATTGCAGATTTAACCGTGATAAGGGTGATTTTGATACGCAACTCAGTTCATGGATGCGTGCAAGAGGAATGAAAGGAGTGCCTTATTTCGTAAAGATTGACCGACAGAAAAACATGTGGCTGGCAGTCAGGAAACAAGGCATCTACTACTACGATGTGCGTAAAGGCACGGCGTTTCTTTTCTCTCAACAGGGTAAAGGGCGGAATGTGATAAGGGAAACTGTCGTTACTGATGTTGCCGAAGACAATGGTTGCGCAGTTCTTGTCTTTGATAATGGAACGCTTGTCAAGGCCGATGGTAGGAAACATCGGGTCTGCTGGGTGAATAAAGACTTGAAGAAGAAGAACAAAAGTAAGTTTCTCGACTATTCAATCTTTATAGACAACGCTTGTAATCTGTGGCTGACTTATGCGGGAAAAACGACTGTATGGAGTGCTGCTGAACATCATTGGTATGACTCTGTCGATGTTTTTCTGACTTCTCAAGGCTATCAATTGCGAGTGAAAAACATTATTGTCAAATGTCTGAAGAACGATAAATATGGGCGTTTATGGCTTGCAACAGACCATGATGGCCTACTCAATCTTGATCCAACAGACCATCATCTGACGGTCTACCAATATGACAGTAATCAGCCGGAAAGCCTCCCTGACAATACAATCATGAGCATCTGCTTTGATAACTTGGGTGGACTTTGGCTCGGATCATACAAGAATGGTGCAGCATATTGCTCACCGAACAATTCCCGTTTCAGGCTGATTGCACTGGGAGATATTTGTTCTGTCGTTGAAGATCAACGTGGAAATCTTTGGTGTGGCACGAATGATAAAGGTATCATTGTCTACAATCCTGCTACAGGAATAACTCATTCTTTTCGTTCAAACCAAACAGGTTTGGGGAGCGATGTAGTCGTGAGCAGCACGATTGGAAAGGATGGCTCACTGTGGTTTGGTGCTTTCAACGGAGGATTGACATTCTATAAAGGAGGCCAATTCAAGGCTTACAGGGCTTCAGAACGGAAGGAGGGACTGGCCAATGACAACGTCTGGGCCTTGAAAACCGAGGAAAACGGCAATATAGTCATTGCGACTTTGGGTGGTGGATTGCAGTTGTTGAACCCACAGACAGGGCATTTCACGACTTATAACATTCATAATTCACAGATACTTTCAGACTTTATATCTTCGTTATCCTTTGACTTGGCGGGGAATATCATCATGGGTCATGCACAGGAATATTCGCTCTTGGATGTGCGTACGCATAAGGTGAAGAAGTTTGTCAGGCCGCATTCAGGTAAGTTGTTATCGGTTTCATCGGTCAATCAGGTGTTTGTTGACTCGCGGGGTTTGGTGTGGAATGCAGGTTCTTCGGGTCTTTCGGTCTATAATCCACAGACCGACAGCATCGTAAATGTACCTTTGTTTGGTGACAGAAAGGCAGGAGCTGCCTATGCTGTTGTTGAGGATTTGTCGCATGCTATGTGGGTGACGACCGATCAAGGAGTGTCACATCTGACTGTCAGAAAGGATGATGGACGGTGGAATTTCTTTATAACCGACTATTCAGATGTTGATGGTTTGCAGCGCAGGCAGTTCAACAGTCGCGCTATTCTGTTGTGCAGGAATGGAGCGATTGTTGTCGGGGGACAAGACGGCATCAATATTCTCACTCCGCAACCTGATTTGAAGCTTGTTTTATCTTCAAAGGCACTGTTCTCCGGACTCCTTGTCTTTAACCAACCGGTCAGGGTGGGTGATGACTACAACGGACATGTTATCCTGAAAGAAGAGTTGCATGATGGGGGAGAGTTAAGGTTGAACCATGATGAGAATGCATTTACCATTCAGCTGTCTTCCAATATAGTAAGCATTCCAAACAGAAGCCGATTTCTTTATCGTTTGAAGGGTTTTGATGATAAATGGCTACAGACCGCCGACGGTCAATCGGCCGTAACGTTTACCAATCTGTCGTCAGGCAGCTACACACTTGAGGTGAAAGTGGTCAATGCCGACGGTACACAGAGTCGTGAAGTAAGTCGTTTGAAAATCTATGTCCGCCCACCTTTCTATCTGTCAGCATGGGCAATGATATGCTATGTCGTGCTGCTTGTGGTGTTGTTCTACTATGTAAACCGGGCACTTATCAAGCGTTCCAATGATAAATTAAGGTTGGCACAAGTGACGCGTGAAGCTGAACAGGCGCGGCATCTTGATAAGATGAAGCTTGATTTCTTTGCAAACATCAGTCATGAACTGCGTACACCTTTGTCTTTGATACTGTCTCCTTTGTCTGTTTTGATAAGTCAGGAGAAAGATGAGACGAAGCGAACGAAGTTGCAATTGATTTCCCGTAATGCCACGCGTCTGTTGGGGTTGGTGAATCAACTGCTTGATTTCAGAAAGATAGATGAGGATTGTCAGCAAATGAAATTGGTGACAGGAGATATCGTTGCGTTTATTCATGAAATCTGTAATACGTTCCAACAGTTGATGGGACCACGCATATCCTTGACTTTCTATGCTTCGATAAACTCGTTGATGATGTCTTTTGACGATGATAAACTCCGTAAGATAATGGACAATCTGCTTTCGAATGCCTATAAGTTCACCCCTAATGGCGGACGCATTGATGTTTCCTTGCGCGTTGTTTCGCAGCATGGAAATGGACAAGATGGGGAAAGACAGCTTGAGATTAAAGTCAGCGATACGGGAAGCGGCATAGATGATGAGGCGAAGAAACATGTTTTTGAACGTTTCTACCAGGCTCCTCATACGGATGAAATCGCAGCGAGCGGAAGCGGTATTGGGCTGAGTCTTGTGAAGAAGTTTGTTGAAATGCACGGTGGAACGATATCTGTTTCTGACAATCCTGGTGGTGGAACGGTCTTCATATGCCTTATCCCGATTTGTAATCATGTGGAAGTACCATTGTTGAAACATTGCCCTGACACCATGCAACAGGTAGAACGGCAAGCGGCATCGTCGGTTGTTGACATGCAGCCTGCTGCAGAAAACACTCCTGTGTCAGCCTCTTGTAAAGCTGAAAACGGGCAGAAATACGAGCTTCTCATCGTAGATGATTCTGAAGATTTTCTGGAGTTCATGGCTGAAGTGTTATCTCATAAATTCCATGTTCGTGTGGCACATGATGGCAAAGAGGCCTTAATGCGTGTGGAAGAGCATAGACCTGACGTTATTCTGAGCGATGTCATGATGCCTGAAATGGATGGGAATGCGCTTTGTAGAGCATTGAAGGAGAATAGAAATACTTGTGATATACCATTTATTATGCTGACAGCTCGTGTGGCAGAAGCACATCGAATGGAGAGCTTGGAGCTTGGAGCTGATGACTATATCACGAAACCTTTCAGTATGGATCTTTTGGATTTGCGTATCAGTAACTTGATAAAATGGCATCATGGGCCTAAGAATAATCTCATCGAACCAAAGATTAAGCAGGTGGAAATCACTTCCATGGATGAGGAAATGGTAAGGAATGCAACGACTTATGTAGAGGATAATCTGGACAATACCGATATTAGTGTGGAGACATTGAGTGCTTCTTTGGGTATGTCTCGCGTGCAACTCTATAAGCGTCTGCTGTCAGTGACGGGATTGACTCCGTCAGAATTTATCCGAAACATACGTTTGCGGCATGCAGAAGTGTTGCTTCGTCAGAGTCAGCGGAGTGTAAGTGAAATCGCTTATCAAGTAGGATTTAATAATCCTCGCTATTTCTCTCGGTACTTTGCAGATATGTATGGTGTCACTCCTTCACAGTATAAGCAGCGTTACGGCAAATAG
- a CDS encoding cellulase family glycosylhydrolase, which translates to MKRINLLLLLLLTFTMLALASCTKEENTPSVNTTFTVSKTELQFAKSGGEAVLYVRGAEKPVLSSSETWLKITPLASTSKTVYKFQVAIEPNTAFNDRKAAISVSVGGESKHVDVTQMSTEGLVIKSAKTLDIGANGGEIEVALQANYPYTVAIAAEWISAIEGTRANMKDYKHRFIVGKNFGTARTTTICFTLSKGDVSLTEAVTVKQSAGTQLGDMSKSATELAALMYPGWNLGNTLEAGDAANNFTNKGGLASEMAWQSTKTSQKVIDEVKKQGFKSVRLPIAWVMGHLTDQVKMTIDEAWMARVKEVVNYCIADGLYVIINDHWDGGWLEVDGFSSSRDHFQVVDEATVTAKMKQLKALWTNISLAFKDYDEHVLFAGLNEPFQNYKLFNGHHQELTPILQRYNQAFVDAVRATGGNNASRVLVVQGPATNINSTCSYLHMPNDTKSDRLMVEVHYYDPWDFTSGSVENWTDTNSVKVEFDKLKTTFVDRNIPVIIGECGANWQKNETVFNATLKSWYKTVFQYAGQRGIVPFAWDINVCSHPNMSIIDRARQTVWNKPAMEGIAEGVAAAR; encoded by the coding sequence ATGAAAAGAATAAATCTGTTGTTATTGCTGTTGCTGACTTTCACCATGTTGGCTTTGGCATCTTGCACGAAAGAAGAGAATACCCCTTCTGTGAATACAACTTTTACTGTGTCGAAGACCGAATTGCAGTTTGCAAAGTCTGGAGGTGAGGCCGTGCTCTATGTGCGTGGTGCCGAAAAACCTGTGCTTTCATCGTCTGAAACATGGCTGAAGATTACGCCATTGGCGTCAACTTCGAAGACAGTCTATAAATTTCAGGTTGCCATTGAGCCTAACACAGCCTTCAATGACCGTAAGGCTGCAATCTCAGTCAGTGTAGGTGGCGAGTCAAAGCATGTCGATGTGACCCAGATGTCAACCGAAGGATTGGTCATCAAGTCGGCAAAGACGTTGGATATCGGGGCAAATGGCGGTGAGATAGAAGTGGCCTTGCAAGCCAACTATCCTTATACTGTGGCGATTGCAGCCGAATGGATAAGCGCAATTGAAGGCACGCGGGCCAATATGAAGGATTATAAGCATCGCTTCATTGTGGGTAAGAACTTCGGAACAGCGCGCACGACGACCATCTGTTTCACGCTTTCAAAGGGTGATGTGAGCCTGACCGAAGCGGTAACCGTGAAGCAATCTGCCGGTACCCAGCTTGGTGATATGTCGAAATCTGCCACAGAATTGGCTGCATTGATGTATCCGGGATGGAATTTGGGCAATACTCTTGAGGCCGGTGATGCTGCGAATAACTTCACGAATAAGGGTGGACTGGCGAGTGAAATGGCTTGGCAAAGCACAAAGACATCACAGAAAGTCATTGACGAAGTCAAGAAACAAGGTTTCAAGAGCGTGCGTCTTCCGATTGCATGGGTAATGGGTCATCTCACAGATCAAGTCAAAATGACCATTGACGAGGCTTGGATGGCGCGCGTAAAAGAAGTAGTCAACTATTGTATTGCCGATGGTCTCTATGTGATTATCAATGACCATTGGGACGGCGGTTGGCTTGAAGTCGACGGTTTCAGCAGTTCCCGTGACCATTTTCAAGTGGTAGACGAAGCTACGGTCACTGCAAAGATGAAGCAGTTGAAGGCACTTTGGACCAACATCTCCCTCGCCTTTAAGGATTACGACGAGCATGTGCTCTTCGCAGGACTTAATGAACCGTTCCAAAACTACAAGCTGTTCAATGGTCATCACCAAGAACTTACGCCCATTCTACAGCGTTATAATCAGGCATTTGTAGATGCTGTCCGCGCCACGGGAGGCAATAATGCCTCGCGAGTATTGGTAGTTCAGGGGCCGGCTACAAACATTAATTCTACTTGCAGCTATCTTCATATGCCCAATGATACGAAGAGTGACCGCCTGATGGTTGAGGTTCATTACTATGATCCTTGGGACTTTACAAGTGGTTCTGTTGAGAATTGGACTGATACGAACAGTGTGAAGGTGGAGTTCGACAAACTGAAGACAACCTTTGTCGACCGTAATATTCCTGTCATTATAGGTGAATGTGGGGCTAACTGGCAGAAGAATGAAACGGTTTTCAATGCCACTTTGAAATCATGGTATAAGACAGTTTTCCAATATGCAGGCCAACGTGGGATCGTTCCTTTTGCCTGGGATATCAATGTCTGCAGTCATCCTAACATGTCGATCATCGACAGAGCCCGTCAAACGGTATGGAACAAGCCCGCTATGGAGGGGATAGCCGAGGGTGTTGCTGCTGCAAGATAG
- a CDS encoding RagB/SusD family nutrient uptake outer membrane protein, with protein sequence MGMLARVYLFYDGFYNNNEGKTMPGGLTKAKALAYCEEVIQSGEYGLVAQFKDLWPASSDDKTGNYLDHWVDKSSYAGVGNKETILSMKFNYTADYNGNDDGNRFIAMLGMRTGANVYNRYGQGWGALTVNPKQVAIYGVGDSRRQASIIDCQQLENYEKKYIADQREYTGYAIKKYSPLSKNMTNSDGSTSLVSYLQGDMAGDFMISQYQDWVLLRYADVLLMAAELGSSNAQQYFNQVRKRAYTQPDSSLSGNYVVLSATKENIWKERQKEFAFEGVRYWDELRQGLQAAASQISEQNTVLLSGGVKEKVNIDAQSIIKKRGFCQIPLTQITLSNGVLKQNTGW encoded by the coding sequence ATGGGAATGTTGGCTCGGGTCTATCTGTTTTACGATGGTTTTTATAACAATAATGAGGGTAAGACCATGCCTGGAGGATTGACAAAGGCAAAGGCTCTGGCCTATTGTGAAGAGGTTATACAGAGTGGAGAGTATGGTTTAGTTGCACAGTTCAAAGACCTTTGGCCCGCATCTTCTGATGATAAGACCGGTAACTACCTTGATCATTGGGTGGATAAGTCATCGTATGCTGGTGTAGGAAACAAGGAAACAATCCTTTCAATGAAGTTCAATTACACGGCAGATTATAATGGTAATGATGATGGGAACCGCTTCATAGCGATGCTTGGCATGCGAACGGGAGCCAATGTTTACAATCGTTATGGGCAAGGATGGGGCGCTTTGACTGTCAATCCCAAGCAAGTAGCAATCTATGGTGTTGGAGATTCGCGCCGTCAGGCTTCCATTATAGACTGTCAGCAGTTGGAGAATTACGAGAAAAAATACATTGCAGACCAGCGTGAATACACCGGATATGCCATTAAAAAGTATTCTCCACTGAGTAAAAACATGACGAATAGCGATGGCTCTACATCGTTGGTATCTTATCTGCAAGGCGATATGGCCGGTGATTTTATGATTTCTCAGTATCAAGACTGGGTGCTTTTGCGGTATGCTGACGTGCTTTTGATGGCAGCAGAATTGGGAAGTAGTAATGCACAACAGTATTTTAATCAAGTTCGTAAGCGTGCATATACACAGCCGGATAGCTCACTTAGCGGTAATTATGTCGTTCTTTCAGCCACAAAAGAAAACATATGGAAAGAGCGCCAGAAAGAGTTTGCCTTCGAAGGTGTCAGATATTGGGATGAACTTCGTCAGGGACTACAAGCTGCAGCAAGTCAGATTTCAGAGCAGAATACCGTGTTGTTGAGTGGCGGTGTAAAAGAGAAAGTCAATATAGATGCACAAAGTATTATCAAGAAACGAGGCTTCTGCCAGATACCTCTGACACAGATAACGTTGAGTAATGGTGTGTTAAAGCAAAATACGGGGTGGTAA